TCGCGGCTCTCTTAACATTATGGGGTAAATTGTCTTTAAAATAACATTTTTTTGACTGTTCCGGTGTTCCGAAGTTCCCTGTTCCTTATGACCTATAAGTTTTGTTTATCACCACAAGTACGGGAGAGCCGTATTTTGCCTTCATTTGCCCAATTTGAAAGAGTTTTAGGATGATACCCGTATTTTTTGTAGACTTCTTTTGGAGTTAAGTAGATAACTTAATTATTACGTTTAACTACATTTTAATACTATTTTAAGGTATTAAGTCACAGCGTCAATTTTCTGATTTTTTGAACTTTACCAGCGCGATCGCCTTGGGAGAAGTCATAAAAACTATGCCGATTTTATAGTACAATACCTTCTCAAGCAAAAAACGGTATTTCTATGCGATTTTGGCAACTGTTAGCGGTTTTTCTGGGTGGAGGTTTAGGTAGTCTAGGACGTTACTATCTTAGCCTTTTGATTACCAGAAAAGTAGAAACTATATTTCCCCTAGGAACATTTACGGTGAATTTAGTGGGATGTTTTCTGATTGGTGTTTTTACCGAAATATTAATTAAATATTCTCCTCAGCCTTGGTTAGCTTTACTATTTATTACTGGCTTTTGTGGTGGCTTTACTACCTTTTCTTCTTTTTCTTTAGAAAACAATTTATTGCTCAAAAATTCTGAATATTTAATCTCAGCAGTTTACACTTTAATGAGTATTTTCTGGGGATTTGCTTTTACATTTTTAGGAATTTATTTAGTAAGAAAATGCTAAAATCTATATAGTAGTGTCAAAGCAAGAAAATGAATCTGAAGCGTTTATGGCAAACCTTGAATTATTTTGAGGTTATTCCTCTAATCAGTATTTTAAAACGACCAACAACTAATTATCAATTACAGACTATGGGCTTAATTTTAGTAACAGGAGCAACGGGTGGCGTAGGCAAAAGAGTAGTAGAAACTCTGCTTAAAGCCAATTATCGGGTCAGAGTTTTAGTTAGAGATGGACAAAAAGCTCGAGAAATGTTCTCAGATAGGGTAGAAATCTGGGAAGGAGATCTCACAATTGCTGAGACTTTAAACCCTAAACTATTGCAAGATGTCTCGGCTGTTATCTGTTGTACAGGAGTAAAAGTTAGACCAGTAGAAGGAGATACCCCCACTCGGGAAAAATATTATCAGGGAATAAAGTTTTATCTCCCCGAAGTCGTAGATAGTCCAGAAATGGTGGAGTACAAAGGCATGAAAAATCTCATGCAAGTAATTAAACCTCATCTGCGCTCCGATGAAAGATTGTTATTTGATTTTACTAATCCCAATCAAGATGTAAAAGAATTTTGGGGTGCTGTAGACGACGTAGTGATGGGTGGAGTGAGTGAAAGCCAAATACGCCTAGTTAGAGATCGCGCCATCTTTTCCGGAAACGTATCTACTGCTAATAATGGAGGCTTTGCTTCGGTAAGAACGCGCAACTTTAGTACCCCTTTAGATTTATCCGCCTATAAGGGTATCAGTTTAAGGCTTCAAGGAGACGGTAAACGCTATAAGTTTATCATGCGTTGCGAAGGAAAATGGGATGGTATCGCTTATTGCTATTCCTTTGACACCATCTATAACTTTTCTCAGACGATTGATATCCCCTTTAGTGAGTTAATTCCCGTAGTGCGCGCTAAAACAGTACCAGAAGCGGGCGTTTTTGATTCCAGTAAAATCTACTCCCTACAGTTAATGTTGAGTAAATTTGAGTACGATGGCGCACTAAACCCTCGCTTCGCACCAGGTATATTTGGTTTAGAAGTAGAAACCATCAAAGCTTACGGAAAACAAATAAATACACCCCAGTTTATTTTAATTAGTTCTGCGGGCGTTACTCGTCCCGGACGTCCAGGAATAGATCTAGAAAAAGAACCCCCTGCGGTGAGACTCAACGATCAACTTGGAGGTATTTTAACCTGGAAATTAGCCGGAGAAGAGGTAGTCCGTAACAGTGGTTTACTTTATACTATTATTCGTCCCTGTGCTTTGACAGAGAAACCAGGAGATAAAGGCTTAATTTTCGACCAAGGCGATAATATTAAAGGACAAGTGAGTAGAGAGGCGATCGCTCAATTATGTCTGCAAGTTTTAAATAATCCTGAAGCTGTCAATAAAACCTTTGAAGTCAAAGAGACTGAAGAGATAGCCCCTAAACTAGATTATTCCCTTGGCAATCTTAAAATCGATTAAAATCTATGAAACAAACCCAAAAAGCTCAGCTGATCCCCCTGTTAGTTGCTCCTAGTCAGGTAATCAAAGGCGAAAAGATCCTCCCAGAAGCAGTAAAAGCGATCGCACCTCTTGGTAAACGCCCCTTGCTCCTCGGGGGTGAAACTACTCAATCTCTCATCTCTAGGGAAATTGAACCTCTATTACAGCAGTTAACTCTCGTTACCGCTAAATATAGCCCCGATTGTTCCGAAGCCTCTTTAGAAGCTTTAAGAGCGATCGTGGTTCAAACACAAGCAGATTTAGTCATTGGCGTAGGTGGAGGTAAAGCCCTAGATACGTCTAAATTGCTAGCTCATCAGTGCAAATTGCCAGTAGTTACTATTCCTACGTCTGGGGCTACCTGCGCCGCTTGGACAGCTTTAGCCAACGTTTACACCAATGAGGGCGCTTTTCAATACGATGTCCCCCTAACTAAAAGCCCAGAATTATTAATATTGGACTATGATTTGCTAAAAAACGCCCCCCAACGCACCCTAGTGGCAGGAATTGGCGACGCTTTAGCTAAATGGTACGAAGCCTCCGTTAGTAGCGGTAACTCTACAGCCACTCTTACCATCGCCGCGGTACAACAAGCAAGAATTTTGCGAGATATTCTGCTACAGAAATCAGTACAAGCTCTAGAAAATCCAGGAGGGGAAGACTGGAAAGAAGTAATAGACGCCACCATTTTACTAGCGGGAGTAATCGGCGGTTTAGGGGGTGCCAACTGTCGCACCGTAGCCGCCCACGCAGTGCATAATGGTTTAACCCATCTCCATTCAGACTACCCCACTCTCCACGGCGAAAAAGTAGCCTACGGTATCTTAGTACAGTTGCGCCTGGAAGAAATGCTACAAAACAATCAACTAGCGGTTTCCGCGCGGGAACAATTGTTACAATTTTACGGCAAGATTGGTTTACCTCAAACCTTAGCCGACTTGGGATTAGAGCAGATTAGCTTAGCTCAACTA
The genomic region above belongs to Gloeocapsa sp. PCC 73106 and contains:
- the crcB gene encoding fluoride efflux transporter CrcB, with the translated sequence MRFWQLLAVFLGGGLGSLGRYYLSLLITRKVETIFPLGTFTVNLVGCFLIGVFTEILIKYSPQPWLALLFITGFCGGFTTFSSFSLENNLLLKNSEYLISAVYTLMSIFWGFAFTFLGIYLVRKC
- a CDS encoding CIA30 family protein — encoded protein: MNLKRLWQTLNYFEVIPLISILKRPTTNYQLQTMGLILVTGATGGVGKRVVETLLKANYRVRVLVRDGQKAREMFSDRVEIWEGDLTIAETLNPKLLQDVSAVICCTGVKVRPVEGDTPTREKYYQGIKFYLPEVVDSPEMVEYKGMKNLMQVIKPHLRSDERLLFDFTNPNQDVKEFWGAVDDVVMGGVSESQIRLVRDRAIFSGNVSTANNGGFASVRTRNFSTPLDLSAYKGISLRLQGDGKRYKFIMRCEGKWDGIAYCYSFDTIYNFSQTIDIPFSELIPVVRAKTVPEAGVFDSSKIYSLQLMLSKFEYDGALNPRFAPGIFGLEVETIKAYGKQINTPQFILISSAGVTRPGRPGIDLEKEPPAVRLNDQLGGILTWKLAGEEVVRNSGLLYTIIRPCALTEKPGDKGLIFDQGDNIKGQVSREAIAQLCLQVLNNPEAVNKTFEVKETEEIAPKLDYSLGNLKID
- a CDS encoding iron-containing alcohol dehydrogenase family protein; the protein is MKQTQKAQLIPLLVAPSQVIKGEKILPEAVKAIAPLGKRPLLLGGETTQSLISREIEPLLQQLTLVTAKYSPDCSEASLEALRAIVVQTQADLVIGVGGGKALDTSKLLAHQCKLPVVTIPTSGATCAAWTALANVYTNEGAFQYDVPLTKSPELLILDYDLLKNAPQRTLVAGIGDALAKWYEASVSSGNSTATLTIAAVQQARILRDILLQKSVQALENPGGEDWKEVIDATILLAGVIGGLGGANCRTVAAHAVHNGLTHLHSDYPTLHGEKVAYGILVQLRLEEMLQNNQLAVSAREQLLQFYGKIGLPQTLADLGLEQISLAQLRTCAEIICQANSDIHRLPFKVMPEQLMAAMVSTKARVKV